The Plutella xylostella chromosome 25, ilPluXylo3.1, whole genome shotgun sequence region TCTCAAGTACGCTCTTTATCTTActtaactgcctctgtggtctagtggtagaagcttcgcttcatgacccagaggtcccgggttcgattcccgggtgggaccatcaatttgtgtttctaaattgtggttctgagtttggttaggacatagaaggctgatcacctgatgtccgaaacagtgaaacgatccatgctgtcggatgggcatgtaaagcagtcggtcctgcgcctagctctctccagtcgtgtcggtcaatccgtcccattgggctatgagagtgatggaacagagagtgctcctgtgtactgcgcacacacttgggcactataatctactcttgcgtagatggctgatctcagttgagattggccgccgtggtcgaaattcggctaggaggacattaccATTATTAtcttacttaatatttatcGTTTATCGCACAATTTTCAAAAGTAATAATACTTTTGAAAATGTTGCAATAATAGCTTTCTTAATTTCTCAAACTAGATTCTTCTCCTATACTGCCACTCCAGAATAGAGTTTTTTCTATGCTATGAAATTCGTCTTAGAATTTCATAGCAAGACCGTAATATGAAACTTTCACAAGTTTAACAAAAGCTtgtcataaatataaaattcgtaacttatttatacttataacttTTCCTTGTAAGTTgggagaaaaaaaaatgatacTTAGTAACCATTGCGTTAccattcattataattttttaggGTGCATAGCAATAGAAAATTCTATATCACATTTCCGCCGAACTTATTGGATATTTCTTGCAAAATATTCTTTTTCTATGGTATGCCTATTATCCGAAGTTGATTGATTGATGAAAAATTGGTTGATAACCAAATACAGTATCTATGCACACCACCATCATACGACCTATGACGGCTTGGAAATAGCTTGCACGTCCAACTACTAAAACTGTCCGGTTTTCGTGAAATTCGGTGAATTATAAAAACCTACAATAAGATAATGAGGTTACAGGACTTACAGGTTACCTAATATAGTTACAACTTTGAGAGCGTTACAGAGAAACCAATGATCAGAGGGACCAATGATTTCCTCTAAGCCAGTTTCTCAGTAACAAAGTACTTACTACTATTTGTAAttctcaataaaaaaaaagtattcttGGTTCTCTTAGTTTATGGAGTGTGTAGCACATTTAGTTGAATCTAAACATTGCTTGGCAGCAAAATCGCCTTGGACGGCTATTATTAGTACACCGCAACCACTTTTATTATTAGAAATTCACGCTATCTACTCCATACTCATATTCACATCGTTCCCAAGTGATCACTTCACCTGTATTCattctaaataatatttgagtACCCGCTATCAAATAGCTTGCACTGATATCGCAGTATATTTCTTAAACAATATCCCCCTCTTGAAGTGAAGATGTAAGAACAGTAGAGCATCCTAGACGTGAGCTCATCGTGGATAAGTGTCTTCATAAATGCTTTATTAACGGCACAATTGGCCACTTCCCCCGGTCCTAAtgccatttttattttatccgACAAGTCTGTCTGTCAGGCCCCGCGACCGCATCAATTACAACCCGCCTCGACACGGGCCTACGAGTGACACTTGTTATATTCCACTCCACTTGGATTCCCATCAGTTATTCCGGTTTAACCTTTATAGAGATTATAAATGCGGTCGCTGGGACGCGGGGGGCAACCTTGTCTGTTAGCTATTTATATCGAAGGCTGTGGTCGGGGGTAGGCGGCGCGGCGCATGCGCGTGGTTACGTaacgccgcccgcccgcgccgcctgcACTCTTTGTGCTCATcgcattatgaatatttcacCTCTCACGGGTCCCGTCCGCGCCTTAATTAATTGCAATGCCAATTAAAACTTTGCAGGGCCTTCCAATCGTTTATTCAACAGGAACCGACCCATTACACGGCCTTCAGTCAATATGGACCTTGCGAAATGGAGCGCGTATTGGTCGGCCTTCTTCCTTATCCTATTTTAGTAGCTGTGCAGAGTTTAATGAGGCCCGTTGTTGACCGCTCGTCAATTATCGACTGTTGCCGTGTTTACGCGCTCGTGTGGACTCCCACCGCCGCTGCACGACGCATGCACGACATATTTCACTGACGTCACTGCCAGTCGGTTACTAGGTTAACCGAGGCTTATAGCTCCTGCATTTTGGTGCTGCATTCGCTTGAATGTCACGAAAATCGATACCTCCAAATTCACGTAAATCATTCAACAGCATATTATCTGAAGTAGCACAAAAGCATGTTTGTCGATCAATAGGCACGTACCTACATGTGTGCGGGTGTCATGCATCGCTGGACTAGTTCAGTCTGAGGTTCGCACACGCTAGTTCAGATCAATTGATGTCATTGAGCCGATGATCCCTCCCTGGACTGTTTGCTCTTTGGCAAGGTTACTCGGTAACTATACCGCTGTTTGATTGCGAACACAATGCAGGCGAGGGGGGCGATTCTCCAATCACTACCAGTATCTGTGTACAGTTATTTTTTAGCGTGATCACTGTAGAAGTTTAGAGCATAGAAGCCATAATTAAGCTAGCCCCAAACAATGCCTATTGGCATTATTTAATCCAGTAGTTACTTGAAAGCAATATCTCATGGTCACAAATTCACAATCCCTGTTATGCAATGCTCCTCATTTTATgatctttatttttttcaagcaTTTTGTGTGATTCTTAAATCTCTGTGTTTTTTACTGTAGCTggattttgaataaaattcaatttattgGTACAACACCATGCAACTTCCTGTGATATTGCATATTAATGCACTGATCCAAAATCCAGCTACTGTGTTTTCATTCTTACGTGTTTCAAACAAGCATACAGCATGATAACTTTACCGTTCACTCTTATTTTACTCATGACTTTCATGACGTATTCCGCTCGTGTAAATTAATTCCAGTTTCCTGGTTCCATTTCCTCATGCTATATGTTTGTCCTCACCACCATATCCTTTGCATGACCCCTAGGGTCGCCTGTAGACTGTGTCTAGCCCCTAGTTGTGTTTCCAGCATGGCAGATCGGACTCATATCGCGTCGCCACCATCGGGCCAGTTAAGGACGATAATCGAACAGCAGACGGAGTCTTTaaggtttttatttacatcattcatttcatttgtACCTACAGCGGCGCGGCAGATGCGTGATTCAACATTGCACGGATCGCCAATCATTACTGTCATATACTGCATGTACTTTTTATGTTACGAGGTGATGCCGTTTTTGAAATCTGCATGAAATGTTTGTGATTCCCATCCAGTTTTTGGTTTCCGATTACcttaaataagatttataGAGAAATGTCTAAGACATTAAAGGCCCGATACGTCAGCAGTACGTTAATATAATCAACTCAAGAAAACCTGGATTACTGTGAAACtacttatgaaattttacgtttCCACCTATGAATGTGTGCACTCGCAATGTTTCCAGACTCGCCGCAAGCCTCCCGCGAAAAAACGGAAACCAGGAGATTTAGATGACCTCAAGCAAGAGTTGGACATTGACTTCCACAAAGTAACTCCCGAAGAACTCTACCAAAGATTTCAAACACACCCAGAAAATGTAAGTGCACCCTAAATATAGCGTACTCTATAATCTATTGATATCTTTCAGTGATTCTCCAGAGATTTGAGGctaatttgacatttgtttccAGGGCCTTAGTCACGCAAAAGCGAAAGAAAACCTTGAAAGAGATGGTCCAAACGCGCTCACGCCGCCCAAACAGACGCCCGAGTGGGTGAAGTTTTGTAAAAATCTGTTTGGAGGATTCGCGTTATTACTTTGGATTGGTGCTATACTTTGCTTTATTGCCTACGGTATTCAGGTGAGATATCTCCATGACCATCTATGTGCTACCTTAACTCCCAACTTACCTCGTTAAGACCTAAAGCTGTATCGCTTTGTTAACagttgtaactttttcatacTCTGTTATTTTCCCAGTCATCTCTATCAGctttaacaatataaaatatactccAAACCCATCAAAATATGAACTAATAAGCCGCTagttaaaattcaaatttcaaacaacGTCCGCATTTCAAAAGCCTTCTCTCCCCAGGCGAGTACCGTTGAAGAACCAGCAGACGACAACTTGTACCTCGGAATCGTGTTGGCGGCGGTGGTGATCGTGACCGGAATATTCTCGTACTACCAGGAGAGCAAGTCGTCCAAGATCATGGAGTCCTTCAAGAACATGGTGCCCCAGTTTGCGACCGTCATCCGCGAGGGGGAGAAACTGACGCTCAGGGCCGAGGACTTGGTGCTTGGAGACATTGTTGAGGTGAGGTTTTAGGCAGGTTGCAGGGGTACTGTTTAGTCTAACTACGagtgtaaaaatatatgtttgatATGATTATATTGATTCCTCTAGCTTCAAACTGAAAAAGCGCAATTAATCGCCATCTTACCAATGATCATGGGATATCCTGTTTCATtttacatcaaaataaatcAGCGGATGCGTAGCATCTTTAAAACCAGTCCAATTTAGAGAACTTACATTCACCGAACAATCACTTTACGCCACATACGCACAACAAATAACAGTGTCACTGACCAAACGCAACCATCACCAGGTGAAATTTGGCGACCGTATCCCTGCTGACATCCGTATCGTGGAATCCCGCGGCTTCAAGGTGGACAACTCGAGTTTGACCGGAGAATCCGAGCCGCAATCCCGAGGCGCCGACTTCACCAACGAGAACCCGCTCGAGACCAAGAACCTGGCTTTCTTCTCTACCAACGCTGTTGAGGGCACCGCTAAGGGAATCGTGATCTGCTGTGGAGACAACACCGTGAGTTTCAGATATTGCCATCCATTAACAGTTTGTTATTATAGGTGGAAAACCCATAAATTGTCTTCACCCTTGagacatgatgatgatgctaactgtcaaatacaaacatatCAGTTAAAATCTGTACCAATGGATCACTATTGATGACCTGTTGGTCCACAAAAATCTTCATGACAACAAGAACCAAACCCAACCAATTAACACAACCAACCCCTTCAGGTGATGGGCCGTATCGCCGGTCTGGCGTCGGGTCTGGACACCGGAGAGACGCCCATCGCCAAGGAGATCCACCACTTCATCCACCTCATCACCGGCGTCGCCGTGTTCCTCGGAGTCACTTTCTTCCTCATCGCTTTCATCCTCGGCTACCACTGGCTGGACGCTGTCATCTTCCTTATTGGTAAGTGGTTGCAGGTTAAAAAGCTATGTATTTAAACATCATGTAACAAGTTTTCCGATATATTCAAAATCTCCAATATATCAACAGTGATTTCACAAATCTTTGTATCAACTAGAACAACATCACAAAACTTACCACCTTTGTCTAGAGCCTACTCCAAAACAGAACAAAAACACTCACGCACACCAACATTTCAGGTATCATCGTAGCGAACGTACCCGAAGGTTTACTGGCCACCGTGACCGTATGTCTGACCCTCACTGCCAAGCGGATGGCGTCCAAGAACTGCCTGGTCAAGAACCTGGAAGCCGTGGAGACCCTCGGCTCCACCTCGACCATCTGCTCTGACAAGACCGGAACCCTCACGCAGAACCGGATGACCGTCGCCCACATGTGGTTCGACAACCAGATCATTGAGGCCGACACCACTGAGGACCAGTCTGGAGTACAATACGGTGAGTTACCTTGGTCTGCTGGACCATCATCACCTAATATTTGTCCAATAGTggactgctggacataggtcaCTACCAAGGAGCGCAACGACACTCTTGTCATTGGTCTTAGttactcatcatcatcagatgCCTACTAAATTCATCGCAAAACAAACCTTTACGTCACTAGAACAAACTTCATCCAGTAACCATCTTCTGTACTCCACAGACCGCACTAGCCCCGGATTCAAGGCTCTAGCCATGATCGCGACCCTCTGCAACCGCGCCGAGTTCAAGGGAGGCCAGGACGGAGTGCCCATCCTGAAGAAGGAAGTGGCCGGAGACGCCTCGGAGGCAGCCCTGCTCAAGTGCATGGAACTGGCGCTCGGAGACGTGCTGTCCATCAGGAAGAGGAACAAGAAAGTGTGCGAGATTCCCTTCAACTCGACCAACAAGTACCAGGTTTCCATCCACGAGAGCGATGACCCTAGCGACCCGCGCCACCTGCTTGTGATGAAGGGAGCCCCTGAGAGGATTCTGGAGAGGTGCAGCACCATCTTCATTGGTGGCAAGGAGAAGGTAATATTATCCTACAGATTCTTACTATTTTAACGTAAGGTTCATTACAAGGCCATCTCTTTAATGCCGATCACAGTTTAACTTATTGTTTCTTCCCTCAAAGATATCAACGTCTCACCACCCGATAGCCAATAACAAATGACTCTTTGTCACCAGGTATTGGACGAGGAAATGAAGGAGGCGTTCAACAACGCGTACTTAGAACTGGGAGGTCTCGGCGAGCGAGTGCTCGGGTTCTGCGACTTACAGCTGCCGTCGGACAAGTACCCCATCGGCTACAAGTTCAACACGGACGACCCCAACTTCCCGCAAGAGAACCTCCGCTTCGTCGGCCTCATGAGTATGATCGACCCGCCCAGGGCCGCCGTGCCTGATGCCGTTGCTAAGTGCCGGTCTGCTGGTATTAAGGTTAGTTGACATaatgagacataatcatggtaaatggtaaaatttccccccgctaAAATTTACAGACTTTTTGGTATGAAtaaagatcgctatgacgcttcccgagggtacatcGTACCAAGTTGGACGGGTTATACGAATTGTAGTCCTAGCCATTCGatttaaagtgtcaaaaaaaaTCCTACTCTTTTACAGCTACTTAGGATGACTACTGAACGTAAAAAGCAAGACATTTAAATAAGGAAGAATGACTATCACAATCAGAGTTGTAATATTGAGTAAACACAGGCGTCGGAGAGATAAATACAGTGTGTTAGCGCCATTGATTAGCGTCTATTATATTAGCGTTTGCCGATGATTTGTAGCGCGCAGCTACAAATTGACTTTGACGTGCTAATAACACGTGTGACGACTCAATTATGATCTTAAATAGACATAATCACGTGCGAACGAGTGGAAAAAAGCCAACTTTATCGACGGCATCGAATATAAACCTACCGCAAttcttcttctagtgcctctccactactggaggttggcagtcagctctgAATACTCCACTCTATTCTTCCCCAAGCGCATCAGCTGTTCTACGCTGGCCACTCCAGTCCTTTCTCTTTTGTTGCGCAATTACATGTTTACAAATTCGCTTCTCTCCCCAGGTAATCATGGTCACCGGTGACCACCCAATCACTGCCAAGGCCATCGCCAAGTCGGTGGGCATCATCTCGGAGGGCAACGAGACGGTGGAGGACATCGCGGCGCGGCTCAACATCCCCGTGTCCGAGGTCAACCCGCGCGAGGCGAAGGCCGCCGTCGTACACGGCACCGAGTTGAGGGACATCGGCTCGGACCAACTCGACGAGATTCTCAAGTGAGTTTGGACCATGGACATTGGAGCTTCTGGTTTTGGTAGGAGAATTTAATGTGATGCTCGGGCAAAACTATTATACCCTGATTTTTGCATGAtctcttataaaaaaaatataagtagctCCTAAAAAGTATAGGGCTATAAAAAGTATAGGGCTATAATCAGAAGCAAAAAGCTAATCGCATTGTATAATAGCGTAACCAAAGTTAGAGTAGACCAAAAAGTCAAGAAAATCACTTTTGAAACGCTGAACTGATTTCAAGCACTTTTCAAATAACAAAAACGTTAAATACGAATTGATATTTAAATCTTATCTTttccaaatttaaaatctacGCATTCAATTCACATAAACCAAATCACTAACCCCACCTCAAACCCTCAGGTACCACACCGAAATTGTGTTCGCCCGTACGTCGCCCCAGCAGAAGCTGATCATTGTGGAGGGTTGCCAGCGCCTCGGAGCCATCGTGGCCGTGACCGGTGACGGAGTCAACGACTCGCCCGCGCTCAAGAAGGCCGACATCGGAGTCGCCATGGGTATCGCTGGATCTGATGTGTCTAAGCAGGTGAGGACTGTTGAGTAAAACTGGTGGAATGGTCCCAATTTTTCTTATCTACGGGTGCATGAAAGTAGATTTAATTTGACTGgttaatcctttcaccatggcTACAAACTCAAGTCTAGCTCCAGTGTCTGTCACGCAAAGAAGGATCAAGTGAACGGTGCCGAAGAGAAAAGGGAAATATGGGATCAAGcgttacatattattattattatcacagTTCCTACTTTCTAGCCTCAGTGAAATAACAAAAGACGGCTACCATTTTCACGTCAAAACAGGCTGTCTGTTTTTGTATCTAAGCCGAAGTTTCCGCGCAGGCTGCCGACATGATTCTGCTGGACGACAACTTCGCGTCGATCGTGACCGGCGTGGAGGAGGGCCGACTGATCTTCGACAACCTCAAGAAGTCCATCGCTTACACGCTCACCTCCAACATCCCCGAGATCTCCCCCTTCCTCGCTTTCATCCTGTGCGATATCCCCCTTCCCCTTGGTACCGTTACCATCCTGTGTATCGATCTGGGAACCGACATGGTAAGTTCGACTTTTAATTTGGATTGTCTTTCGCCCTTTATGCCCCCCTAGATGGTACAATGCAAGAAGGGAGAAGTACAATGAAAAATCTGAGGTTTTAAAAACTC contains the following coding sequences:
- the LOC105380390 gene encoding sodium/potassium-transporting ATPase subunit alpha isoform X1, with the protein product MASKESLDHGRSDSYRVATIGPVKDDNRTADGVFKTRRKPPAKKRKPGDLDDLKQELDIDFHKVTPEELYQRFQTHPENGLSHAKAKENLERDGPNALTPPKQTPEWVKFCKNLFGGFALLLWIGAILCFIAYGIQASTVEEPADDNLYLGIVLAAVVIVTGIFSYYQESKSSKIMESFKNMVPQFATVIREGEKLTLRAEDLVLGDIVEVKFGDRIPADIRIVESRGFKVDNSSLTGESEPQSRGADFTNENPLETKNLAFFSTNAVEGTAKGIVICCGDNTVMGRIAGLASGLDTGETPIAKEIHHFIHLITGVAVFLGVTFFLIAFILGYHWLDAVIFLIGIIVANVPEGLLATVTVCLTLTAKRMASKNCLVKNLEAVETLGSTSTICSDKTGTLTQNRMTVAHMWFDNQIIEADTTEDQSGVQYDRTSPGFKALAMIATLCNRAEFKGGQDGVPILKKEVAGDASEAALLKCMELALGDVLSIRKRNKKVCEIPFNSTNKYQVSIHESDDPSDPRHLLVMKGAPERILERCSTIFIGGKEKVLDEEMKEAFNNAYLELGGLGERVLGFCDLQLPSDKYPIGYKFNTDDPNFPQENLRFVGLMSMIDPPRAAVPDAVAKCRSAGIKVIMVTGDHPITAKAIAKSVGIISEGNETVEDIAARLNIPVSEVNPREAKAAVVHGTELRDIGSDQLDEILKYHTEIVFARTSPQQKLIIVEGCQRLGAIVAVTGDGVNDSPALKKADIGVAMGIAGSDVSKQAADMILLDDNFASIVTGVEEGRLIFDNLKKSIAYTLTSNIPEISPFLAFILCDIPLPLGTVTILCIDLGTDMVPAISLAYEAPESDIMKRQPRDPYRDNLVNRRLISMAYGQIGMIQAAAGFFVYFVIMAENGFLPTYLFGIRKQWDSKAINDLTDSYGQEWTYRDRKALEFTCHTAFFVSIVVVQWADLIICKTRRNSIVHQGMRNWALNFGIIFETALAAFLSYTPGMDKGLRMYPLKFVWWLPAIPFMLSIFIYDEIRRFYLRRNPGGWLEQETYY
- the LOC105380390 gene encoding sodium/potassium-transporting ATPase subunit alpha isoform X4, with the translated sequence MGEHGRSDSYRVATIGPVKDDNRTADGVFKTRRKPPAKKRKPGDLDDLKQELDIDFHKVTPEELYQRFQTHPENGLSHAKAKENLERDGPNALTPPKQTPEWVKFCKNLFGGFALLLWIGAILCFIAYGIQASTVEEPADDNLYLGIVLAAVVIVTGIFSYYQESKSSKIMESFKNMVPQFATVIREGEKLTLRAEDLVLGDIVEVKFGDRIPADIRIVESRGFKVDNSSLTGESEPQSRGADFTNENPLETKNLAFFSTNAVEGTAKGIVICCGDNTVMGRIAGLASGLDTGETPIAKEIHHFIHLITGVAVFLGVTFFLIAFILGYHWLDAVIFLIGIIVANVPEGLLATVTVCLTLTAKRMASKNCLVKNLEAVETLGSTSTICSDKTGTLTQNRMTVAHMWFDNQIIEADTTEDQSGVQYDRTSPGFKALAMIATLCNRAEFKGGQDGVPILKKEVAGDASEAALLKCMELALGDVLSIRKRNKKVCEIPFNSTNKYQVSIHESDDPSDPRHLLVMKGAPERILERCSTIFIGGKEKVLDEEMKEAFNNAYLELGGLGERVLGFCDLQLPSDKYPIGYKFNTDDPNFPQENLRFVGLMSMIDPPRAAVPDAVAKCRSAGIKVIMVTGDHPITAKAIAKSVGIISEGNETVEDIAARLNIPVSEVNPREAKAAVVHGTELRDIGSDQLDEILKYHTEIVFARTSPQQKLIIVEGCQRLGAIVAVTGDGVNDSPALKKADIGVAMGIAGSDVSKQAADMILLDDNFASIVTGVEEGRLIFDNLKKSIAYTLTSNIPEISPFLAFILCDIPLPLGTVTILCIDLGTDMVPAISLAYEEAESDIMKRRPRNPFTDKLVNERLISMAYGQIGMIQAAAGFFVYFVIMAENGFLPTYLFGIRKQWDSKAINDLTDSYGQEWTYRDRKALEFTCHTAFFVSIVVVQWADLIICKTRRNSIVHQGMRNWALNFGIIFETALAAFLSYTPGMDKGLRMYPLKFVWWLPAIPFMLSIFIYDEIRRFYLRRNPGGWLEQETYY
- the LOC105380390 gene encoding sodium/potassium-transporting ATPase subunit alpha isoform X3, whose amino-acid sequence is MASKESLDHGRSDSYRVATIGPVKDDNRTADGVFKTRRKPPAKKRKPGDLDDLKQELDIDFHKVTPEELYQRFQTHPENGLSHAKAKENLERDGPNALTPPKQTPEWVKFCKNLFGGFALLLWIGAILCFIAYGIQASTVEEPADDNLYLGIVLAAVVIVTGIFSYYQESKSSKIMESFKNMVPQFATVIREGEKLTLRAEDLVLGDIVEVKFGDRIPADIRIVESRGFKVDNSSLTGESEPQSRGADFTNENPLETKNLAFFSTNAVEGTAKGIVICCGDNTVMGRIAGLASGLDTGETPIAKEIHHFIHLITGVAVFLGVTFFLIAFILGYHWLDAVIFLIGIIVANVPEGLLATVTVCLTLTAKRMASKNCLVKNLEAVETLGSTSTICSDKTGTLTQNRMTVAHMWFDNQIIEADTTEDQSGVQYDRTSPGFKALAMIATLCNRAEFKGGQDGVPILKKEVAGDASEAALLKCMELALGDVLSIRKRNKKVCEIPFNSTNKYQVSIHESDDPSDPRHLLVMKGAPERILERCSTIFIGGKEKVLDEEMKEAFNNAYLELGGLGERVLGFCDLQLPSDKYPIGYKFNTDDPNFPQENLRFVGLMSMIDPPRAAVPDAVAKCRSAGIKVIMVTGDHPITAKAIAKSVGIISEGNETVEDIAARLNIPVSEVNPREAKAAVVHGTELRDIGSDQLDEILKYHTEIVFARTSPQQKLIIVEGCQRLGAIVAVTGDGVNDSPALKKADIGVAMGIAGSDVSKQAADMILLDDNFASIVTGVEEGRLIFDNLKKSIAYTLTSNIPEISPFLAFILCDIPLPLGTVTILCIDLGTDMVPAIALAYETAESDIMKRPPRNPFCDKLVNERLISMAYGQIGMIQAAAGFFVYFVIMAENGFLPTYLFGIRKQWDSKAINDLTDSYGQEWTYRDRKALEFTCHTAFFVSIVVVQWADLIICKTRRNSIVHQGMRNWALNFGIIFETALAAFLSYTPGMDKGLRMYPLKFVWWLPAIPFMLSIFIYDEIRRFYLRRNPGGWLEQETYY
- the LOC105380390 gene encoding sodium/potassium-transporting ATPase subunit alpha isoform X5 — translated: MGEHGRSDSYRVATIGPVKDDNRTADGVFKTRRKPPAKKRKPGDLDDLKQELDIDFHKVTPEELYQRFQTHPENGLSHAKAKENLERDGPNALTPPKQTPEWVKFCKNLFGGFALLLWIGAILCFIAYGIQASTVEEPADDNLYLGIVLAAVVIVTGIFSYYQESKSSKIMESFKNMVPQFATVIREGEKLTLRAEDLVLGDIVEVKFGDRIPADIRIVESRGFKVDNSSLTGESEPQSRGADFTNENPLETKNLAFFSTNAVEGTAKGIVICCGDNTVMGRIAGLASGLDTGETPIAKEIHHFIHLITGVAVFLGVTFFLIAFILGYHWLDAVIFLIGIIVANVPEGLLATVTVCLTLTAKRMASKNCLVKNLEAVETLGSTSTICSDKTGTLTQNRMTVAHMWFDNQIIEADTTEDQSGVQYDRTSPGFKALAMIATLCNRAEFKGGQDGVPILKKEVAGDASEAALLKCMELALGDVLSIRKRNKKVCEIPFNSTNKYQVSIHESDDPSDPRHLLVMKGAPERILERCSTIFIGGKEKVLDEEMKEAFNNAYLELGGLGERVLGFCDLQLPSDKYPIGYKFNTDDPNFPQENLRFVGLMSMIDPPRAAVPDAVAKCRSAGIKVIMVTGDHPITAKAIAKSVGIISEGNETVEDIAARLNIPVSEVNPREAKAAVVHGTELRDIGSDQLDEILKYHTEIVFARTSPQQKLIIVEGCQRLGAIVAVTGDGVNDSPALKKADIGVAMGIAGSDVSKQAADMILLDDNFASIVTGVEEGRLIFDNLKKSIAYTLTSNIPEISPFLAFILCDIPLPLGTVTILCIDLGTDMVPAIALAYETAESDIMKRPPRNPFCDKLVNERLISMAYGQIGMIQAAAGFFVYFVIMAENGFLPTYLFGIRKQWDSKAINDLTDSYGQEWTYRDRKALEFTCHTAFFVSIVVVQWADLIICKTRRNSIVHQGMRNWALNFGIIFETALAAFLSYTPGMDKGLRMYPLKFVWWLPAIPFMLSIFIYDEIRRFYLRRNPGGWLEQETYY
- the LOC105380390 gene encoding sodium/potassium-transporting ATPase subunit alpha isoform X2; translated protein: MASKESLDHGRSDSYRVATIGPVKDDNRTADGVFKTRRKPPAKKRKPGDLDDLKQELDIDFHKVTPEELYQRFQTHPENGLSHAKAKENLERDGPNALTPPKQTPEWVKFCKNLFGGFALLLWIGAILCFIAYGIQASTVEEPADDNLYLGIVLAAVVIVTGIFSYYQESKSSKIMESFKNMVPQFATVIREGEKLTLRAEDLVLGDIVEVKFGDRIPADIRIVESRGFKVDNSSLTGESEPQSRGADFTNENPLETKNLAFFSTNAVEGTAKGIVICCGDNTVMGRIAGLASGLDTGETPIAKEIHHFIHLITGVAVFLGVTFFLIAFILGYHWLDAVIFLIGIIVANVPEGLLATVTVCLTLTAKRMASKNCLVKNLEAVETLGSTSTICSDKTGTLTQNRMTVAHMWFDNQIIEADTTEDQSGVQYDRTSPGFKALAMIATLCNRAEFKGGQDGVPILKKEVAGDASEAALLKCMELALGDVLSIRKRNKKVCEIPFNSTNKYQVSIHESDDPSDPRHLLVMKGAPERILERCSTIFIGGKEKVLDEEMKEAFNNAYLELGGLGERVLGFCDLQLPSDKYPIGYKFNTDDPNFPQENLRFVGLMSMIDPPRAAVPDAVAKCRSAGIKVIMVTGDHPITAKAIAKSVGIISEGNETVEDIAARLNIPVSEVNPREAKAAVVHGTELRDIGSDQLDEILKYHTEIVFARTSPQQKLIIVEGCQRLGAIVAVTGDGVNDSPALKKADIGVAMGIAGSDVSKQAADMILLDDNFASIVTGVEEGRLIFDNLKKSIAYTLTSNIPEISPFLAFILCDIPLPLGTVTILCIDLGTDMVPAISLAYEEAESDIMKRRPRNPFTDKLVNERLISMAYGQIGMIQAAAGFFVYFVIMAENGFLPTYLFGIRKQWDSKAINDLTDSYGQEWTYRDRKALEFTCHTAFFVSIVVVQWADLIICKTRRNSIVHQGMRNWALNFGIIFETALAAFLSYTPGMDKGLRMYPLKFVWWLPAIPFMLSIFIYDEIRRFYLRRNPGGWLEQETYY
- the LOC105380390 gene encoding sodium/potassium-transporting ATPase subunit alpha isoform X6, which produces MGEHGRSDSYRVATIGPVKDDNRTADGVFKTRRKPPAKKRKPGDLDDLKQELDIDFHKVTPEELYQRFQTHPENGLSHAKAKENLERDGPNALTPPKQTPEWVKFCKNLFGGFALLLWIGAILCFIAYGIQASTVEEPADDNLYLGIVLAAVVIVTGIFSYYQESKSSKIMESFKNMVPQFATVIREGEKLTLRAEDLVLGDIVEVKFGDRIPADIRIVESRGFKVDNSSLTGESEPQSRGADFTNENPLETKNLAFFSTNAVEGTAKGIVICCGDNTVMGRIAGLASGLDTGETPIAKEIHHFIHLITGVAVFLGVTFFLIAFILGYHWLDAVIFLIGIIVANVPEGLLATVTVCLTLTAKRMASKNCLVKNLEAVETLGSTSTICSDKTGTLTQNRMTVAHMWFDNQIIEADTTEDQSGVQYDRTSPGFKALAMIATLCNRAEFKGGQDGVPILKKEVAGDASEAALLKCMELALGDVLSIRKRNKKVCEIPFNSTNKYQVSIHESDDPSDPRHLLVMKGAPERILERCSTIFIGGKEKVLDEEMKEAFNNAYLELGGLGERVLGFCDLQLPSDKYPIGYKFNTDDPNFPQENLRFVGLMSMIDPPRAAVPDAVAKCRSAGIKVIMVTGDHPITAKAIAKSVGIISEGNETVEDIAARLNIPVSEVNPREAKAAVVHGTELRDIGSDQLDEILKYHTEIVFARTSPQQKLIIVEGCQRLGAIVAVTGDGVNDSPALKKADIGVAMGIAGSDVSKQAADMILLDDNFASIVTGVEEGRLIFDNLKKSIAYTLTSNIPEISPFLAFILCDIPLPLGTVTILCIDLGTDMVPAISLAYEAPESDIMKRQPRDPYRDNLVNRRLISMAYGQIGMIQAAAGFFVYFVIMAENGFLPTYLFGIRKQWDSKAINDLTDSYGQEWTYRDRKALEFTCHTAFFVSIVVVQWADLIICKTRRNSIVHQGMRNWALNFGIIFETALAAFLSYTPGMDKGLRMYPLKFVWWLPAIPFMLSIFIYDEIRRFYLRRNPGGWLEQETYY